The window CGTAATCACAAACTGTCGTAATCACAAACTGTCTAAATCACAAACTGTCTAAATCACGAACTGTCTAAATCACGAACTGTCTAAATCACGAACTGTCGTGATCACGAACTGTCGAACTCATGAACTGTCAATCATGAACTGTCGAAATCATGAACTGTCGAACTGTCGAAATCATGAACTATCGAAATCACGAACTGTCGAAATCACGAACTGTCGAAATCACGAACTGTCGAAATCACGAACTGTCAAAATCACGAACTGTCTAAATCACAAACTGTCGAAATCACGGACTGTCGAAATCACGAACTGTCGAAATCACGAACTGTCGAAATCACGAACTGTCGAAATCACGAACTGTCGACATCACGAACTGTCTAAATCACGAACTGTCTAAATCACGAACTGTCTAAATCACGAACTGTCTAAATCACGAACTGTCTAAATCATGAACTGTTGAAATCATGCTCAAAACCAGCTTGGGATAGTTTGCTATATCACAGTTTTTGTGACAATCATGGTTGAAAATGCAGGAAACCATTTAACTTAGATCGTTTTGGTCAGCCAATGATTTAAACTCGtcagcaaacattccataactgcaggtggcagtaaatcaccaacctggCTTtttcctgttcagcctgtacacaCTGCAGCACAGTAGATGGTGGTATGCAGTGCGTTATTATTTCTTCATAGATTACCAGTACACTCACAAGTTGAAGGAGAGGAAATGGACTACTTTAAAAATGGAAGACAGCCACTAAGGGCGCTGCCCGTGCTTTCACAGAACACGGTCATTTACAAGGATTTCAGGTGTGCCGTCTTTCTACATCTATGGAGAGAGGACGTACTCTGGACTGCATGGCGAAGACACTCAGAGCCAGGGAGACCAGTGCGGTGGCGCCCACAGCCCACATAACAGCTTCCGCCTCATAGAACCTGCAACACAAACCAAACTCTCGTCTATCACTGAAATAGGGTTGCAACGTTTCTGTAACGTTTCCACCAAATTCCCAGAAGTCCTGGTTGGACGATGCCCCCGGAATTGGGAGGGAATAAGAATGAAAGCAGGAATTCTCCAACCATGATTTCTGGAAAACTTGACATTTTTGGGAAAGTTACCGAAGTTTTTCAACCCTACACTGAAATATTACTAGATCTATTAGTCAGGTATCCCTACAAACCtccatggaggattggtttagacATAAGCTCATACTGCCAACCTCCATGGAGGATCGGTTTAGACATAAGCTCATACTGCCAACCtccatggaggattggtttagacATAAACTCATACTGCCAACCtccatggaggattggtttagacATAAGCTCATACTGCCAACCtccatggaggattggtttagacATAAGCTCATACTGCCAACCtccatggaggattggtttagacATAAACTCATACTGCCAATCtccatggaggattggtttagacATAAGCTCATACTGCCAACCtccatggaggattggtttagacATAAGCTCATACTGCCAAACtccatggaggattggtttagacATAAGCTCATACTGCCAACCtccatggaggattggtttagacATAAACTCATACTGCCAACCtccatggaggattggtttagacATAAGCTCATACTGCCAACCtccatggaggattggtttagacATAAGCTCATACTGCCAACCCGCCGTGTGCATGACTAACATGCTGAATGGTAAAGGATTTAGTCTATCCATCAGAGAGCAAGTACATCAGGGTCCCTCCAGAGGCATACAGTACTCACACAGTCACAGAGCCCAGCAGTAGACCTTCTGCAGTGGTCTACACAGAAAAATAACACAAAGGTCAGACCATACAACCAATGTGTGAAACGTTTATTGATGCCTTCTTGGAATCGATACTTACAAACAGTCCCAAGGCTAGGAAATTGAGCGGGACCTTCCGACGTATATTGGCACAACAGGACAAGGAAATGATGATGACAATCACCACTGCTCTGTTCAGGAAACAACGGTACAATATATTAATACAATATGGTACAATCACAGCGCTCAATATAAAGGTCTTTGTGTGTGGGGTTCATTTCTCCGTTGTTTAGATGTCAGGGCCTGTGTTCATAAAGTgactcagagtaggagtgctgatttggCATCAGGTCCAATGTCCATGTCATGGCATTTAATAGGATTTGTGAGAGACAATTTACCtgatatattttatattaattGTTAACCATTAATATTTAACTAATAGTAAGACATGTCTGTCCTGCTAGTGTCTCTGTttttatggtctccactctagcttcctgcagctaatctgggcgtatggtcactagagatggcttgagctgacaaaatgagttaaaaacctgcattacatagacaagaatgtgttttactagagataGCTTAGGAGCAGAACAATCCCTCACTGTCTCAAAATCATCCTTccatctgggaaactaagccagGGTGGGGTTAAGACAACAACCCTGTGCAGATAACGACCGGATGAACCCAGAGTGGATTATGATGCTCCTTGGTCTGCATGGGAGGGGTTGAACCAACCATGACTAAGCATTCTTAGTGTCAGTCGTATTAAAGAACTCTGCATTTGTGTAAAAGTTAGGTTACTCGGTTCAACACTCAAGGGTGTTTGGTCGACCagcctcattattgcaataattaatcgataTTGAATTAATCGAAATGACAAAGTTCTCTCATTCGATTAGAATATTCCACGACATGATCTAAAAGACCCAatcagatcctagatcagcactcctgctgTGGGAAGGTTTCTGAATACTGGCCCAGGAGTAAAAGCAGAGAGATTCTGTAGGATTCAGTGGCCGTCGTGACATTTACTTACATCATGCAGGAAGAAAACCAGTAGGTCTTCATAGACCAGAGCCTCAGAGCCTCCCTACGATTACAGAAGACAACTCATCTCGTTGTTTTATACACTTCTTGTAGGTACATTATAAAACTGTGGTATTGTGCAGTTAAAAAATATAACATTGGAATCTAACGGGGGAAACTGCTTTCAACACTTCAATGTGTTGGGACAACTGCAAGTGTTGAAATCTTAAAGTGTTGAAGTCTTTAGGTGTTGAAGTGTTTAGGTGTTGAAGTTTTAATGTCGGGTAACACTTAAAAGTGTTGAAGTGTTAAAATGTTAATGTTAAGTAACACACAGTGTTGAAGTGTTAAAGTTGGGTAACACTCAAAGTGTTGAAGTCTTAAAGTGTTGAAGTTTTAAAGTATTGAAGTCTTAAAGTGTTGAAGTCttaaagttttgatgtcttaaagtTGGGTAACACTCAAAGTGTTGAAGTCTTAAAGTGTTGAAGTTTTAAAGTATTGAAGTCTTAAAGTGTTGAAGTCTTAAAGTGTTGAAGTTTTAAAGTGTTGAAGTCTTAAAGTTGGGTAAAGTGTTGAAGTCTTAAAGTGTTGAAGTCTTAAAGTGTTGAAGTCTTAAAGTGTTGAAGTCTTAAAGTGTTGAAGTATTAAAGTGTTGAAGTCTTAAAATGTTGAAGTTTTAAAGTTGGGTAAAGTGTTGAAGTCTTAAAAGTGTTGAAGTTTTATAGTTGGGTAACACTCAAAGTGTTGAAGTCTTAAAGTGTTGAAGTCTTAAAGTGTTGAAGTCTTAAAGTGTTGAAGTTTTAAAGTGTTGAAGTGTTAAAGTTGGGTAACACTTAAAAGTGCCTCACCAATACAGAAAGGCACAGATGATCCCAAAGGTGACTAGAAGCTGAATCATCAGAGTCAGGTACACCTTCTTTATAAAGCCTGTGGAAACATCACTTAACAGTCACCAGATGTGTACAGTGGGCCCACTGAGTCAGGTATACCTTAACCAGGTGTTTACAGTGGGCCCACTGAGTCAGGTATACCTTAACCAGGTATTTACAGTGGACCTACTGAGTCAGGTATACCTTAACCAGGTGTTTACAGTGGGTCCACTGAGTCAGGTATACCTTAACTAGGTGTTTACAGTGGGCCCACTGAGTCAGGTATACATTAAGCAGGTGTTTACAGTGGGCCCACTGAGTCAGGTATACATTAAGCAGGTGTTTACAGTGCGCCCACTGAGTCAGGTATACATTAAGCAGGTGTTTACAGTGGGCCCACTGGTTAACTTCAGGCCAATAAGACggttgctgatctaggatcaggtttacCCTGTCCATACAATTGTATTAATTATGATCTTAAAGGGAAAACTGATCCTACATCAGCACTCCTACTAGAAGAGGATTGATGCGGGCTCCAGATCATCATGATACAAGgacaccaaccccccccccccccccccaaaaaaaaacctGTTCTGAgtctcaaatggccccctattccctatgtagtgcactacttttcaacagaaccctatgggcgctggtcaaaagtaggcgACTACATAGCAAAATTAGGGTACCATTTCAGACGTAGGCAGTGACTAACCTCTTCTTATGGCTTTGTCATCAAAGCAGCCGGTGTCCTCCAGCCCGGTGGAATAGTCAGGTGGTAGTGGAGCAGCCCATTGTTGTTGTTGGTCCTCGGGATGACCCTGACCCATGTCGTTATACTGACCCGCTGGTGAGACCACCGCTATGTTGCCAGGGCCAACGTTCAGACCGTAGTGGGGAGAACTGTAGTTCTGTTGGCCATAGGTGTTCTCTTGGCCATAGGTGTTCTCTTGGCCATAGGTGTTCTCTTGGCCATAGGTGTTCTCTTGGCCATAGGTGTTCTGTTGACCATCGTCCTGAGAGTAGGGCGGTGGGAGTTGGACTTCACTGCTTCTTTTCGATTGATCCATGTTACCCTCCTAAAAGATTTTCGTCAGGTAATACGTCCTaatcattcacacacagagaaatatACCTGTGTCATTAACCAGGCAATAAACCTTCCTCTTCCTTTCACTGTCCTGACAGACACAAGATCCTGTCGAATACTCCGTGAAATGGAGAGAAAAGCACTAGTAATTGCAACAAAAATGACAAACTATAAAGATACAAAATATGTTCATATTTCatctaaaaaaatataaatatatttgtaaATAATATAGGTAAAATCCAACTCTAAAATCCTCCCCTGTCATTGTGGAATAACCCACGACTGTCGATAgggaatctttatttaactaagtcagtTAGTGACAGTACATCACACGTGTAATATACAACAGCAGTCGGAGTAACAAATCCTTTATTAAACACATCGGTTGTCTTATAATTCTACCCTCAGATCTACTCACCTCTTCCACAGCGCTCCGGTCTGTCTCTTCCTGTAACAGTCCCTCCAGGGCCAAAGTCTACCTGTAATCAGTTGGGCTGCATCCCAAACGGACATCTATTCACCCTgatccctatgtggtgcactactatgtagggaataagttACCGTTTTGGGGACGGAAACCGTGGTTTTCCCACAGAGACGGGACTTTGCTTTCAGCTAAATTATACATCTTTAAggaaaaggttaaggttaggggttagtttaaagggttaaggttaggagttagtttatagggttaaggttaggagttagtttaaaaggttaaggttaggagttagcttaaagggttaaggttaggggttagtttaaagggttaaggttaggagttagtttaaagggttaaggttaggagttagtttaaagggttaaggttaggagttagtttaaagggttaaggttaggagttagtttaaagggttaaggttaggagttagtttaaagggttaaggttaggagttagtttaaagggttaaggttaggggttagtttaaagggttaaggttaggagttagtttaaagggttaaggttaggagttagtttaaagggttaaggttaggagttagtttaaagggttaaggttaggagttagtttaaagggttaaggttaggggtt of the Oncorhynchus clarkii lewisi isolate Uvic-CL-2024 chromosome 3, UVic_Ocla_1.0, whole genome shotgun sequence genome contains:
- the LOC139405656 gene encoding protein lifeguard 1-like, which encodes MDQSKRSSEVQLPPPYSQDDGQQNTYGQENTYGQENTYGQENTYGQENTYGQQNYSSPHYGLNVGPGNIAVVSPAGQYNDMGQGHPEDQQQQWAAPLPPDYSTGLEDTGCFDDKAIRRGFIKKVYLTLMIQLLVTFGIICAFLYWEALRLWSMKTYWFSSCMIAVVIVIIISLSCCANIRRKVPLNFLALGLFTTAEGLLLGSVTVFYEAEAVMWAVGATALVSLALSVFAMQSRWDFTLASGGLWVFCWTLISFALLCGIMRSQYVYIVYACLGTLLFSLYLVMDTQLILGGNHKYSISPEEYIFAALNLYLDIISLFTMLLALIGLSR